In Xiphophorus maculatus strain JP 163 A chromosome 2, X_maculatus-5.0-male, whole genome shotgun sequence, one genomic interval encodes:
- the LOC111610616 gene encoding cadherin-related family member 5-like isoform X1: MALAEATLSTLLVLLSLHTVAGMSGWSECSEGQDVLAKIKENSLSGDTVAEFVANTDPKGVLWSLSGRDADWFYLDGRNIRLNTSAENILDRETLGPVLMAELSCYEEDMFQTVYRVMVEILNENDNLPMFSEESVQSLTLNELTSVNTVAFTVQALDADDDKILYSIDQTSPDAEYFKIDLPNSGEVILSKPLDYETKTQLTVTIYASEMNTAEHYNISTNVTIMVQDGDDQYPQFVPCVLLFQDETSRICTSPVYMVNVTEGEEDIVLELSPGPIHAVDGDTGVNSSISYAILSEDEDGQFSISRETGELRLMKGLKDRLITPVVHLQVMAYQDDDPRKYSVATVMVRVLAVNQFHPEFELPEYCGFVTAGKSAASLVNTYGSRALILNVQDQDFDNGFNPMIYFGLGSTSNHTDIYQVTQSGLLIAKTSHLKPKQKHVLEVMAVDQESGDSAYSTVVVEVLPEGQLIPHSPLVNERLTGCTVGKALFLSMVFMGAIGCILSVLMWLKRKHKGLRDPLERGCVAQGKHPNVSLRWFQLVNHRTGMPHMEEVSFQNEECGTCNLSFSFPDKPDSDTTKDIPICTGSTSPTAAGVTETPGPLPTESLQSPVILNNNASTATKISCGSPDCHPPKEDMSPTHVIDADRLPKGNAGLPCDVTSGPSEQSNTDLDPVTKEDTNPSPLNEQDVETSASNNLDESAPCPSSPSSNEMTSAKMDNTLPKPNEQTLSHSPSLSPPPTKETDTPPPTPEHGPLKATLVHIDTSPTDTPPDSPEGTGQTLNAEADQPSTSLDHIYPTEDVESPSPDRRPSTNSGNTFNSRGEEDEDGFLGDDDVDKNSEDAESDRTEFRRWSR; encoded by the exons ATGGCCCTGGCAGAGGCAACTCTTTCAACTCTGCTGGTCCTGCTAAGTCTGCACACAGTTGCAG gtATGTCTGGCTGGTCTGAATGCTCAGAAGGCCAGGATGTGTTagcaaaaatcaaagaaaacagcCTCTCGGGAGACACTGTCGCTGAGTTTGTGGCAAACACCGACCCGAAAGGGGTTCTGTGGAGTCTGTCTGGGCGGGATGCTGACTGGTTCTACTTAGACGGAAGAAACATCCGGCTGAACACGTCAGCTGAAAATATCCTTGACCGAGAG ACTCTTGGTCCAGTCTTAATGGCGGAGCTATCATGTTATGAGGAAGACATGTTTCAG ACTGTTTACAGAGTCATGGTGGAAATTCTTAATGAGAATGATAATTTACCCATGTTTTCAGAAGAAAGCGTACAATCACTTACTTTGAACGAG CTCACTTCAGTAAATACTGTGGCTTTTACTGTCCAAGCTTTGGACGCTGATGATGATAAGATACTTTACTCAATTGACCAAACAAGC CCTGACGCTGAGTACTTCAAGATTGATCTGCCAAACAGTGGTGAGGTGATCCTTTCCAAACCGCTGGATTATGAGACTAAAACTCAGCTCACTGTCACCATCTACGCTTCT GAAATGAACACTGCTGAGCACTACAACATCAGCACCAACGTCACCATCATGGTTCAGGATGGAGATGACCAGTACCCACAGTTTGTGCCCTGTGTGTTGCTGTTCCAGGATGAGACCAGTCGAATCTGCACCAGCCCTGTGTACATGGTCAATGTCACAGAGGGAGAAGAG GATATTGTGCTGGAATTATCTCCGGGTCCCATTCATGCAGTGGATGGAGATACAGGTGTCAATTCCTCCATCAGCTATGCCATTCTCTCAG AAGATGAAGATGGGCAATTCAGTATCAGCAGAGAGACCGGTGAGTTGAGACTGATGAAGGGTTTAAAGGACAGACTCATAACTCCTGTTGTGCATCTTCAAGTCATG GCGTACCAGGACGACGATCCCAGGAAGTACTCTGTTGCGACAGTGATGGTCAGGGTTCTGGCAGTGAACCAGTTTCATCCAGAGTTTGAGCTGCCTGAATACTGCGGCTTCGTCACAGCTGGAAAGAGTGCAGCCTCTCTGGTCAATACATACGGAAGCAGAGCtctgattttaaatgtccaGGACCAAGACTTTGATAAT GGTTTCAATCCAATGATCTACTTTGGCCTTGGTTCTACATCCAACCACACTGATATTTACCAAGTCACACAGAGTGGACTCCTGATCGCAAAGACCAGTCATCTCAAGCCGAAGCAGAAGCACGTTCTTGAG GTTATGGCTGTAGACCAGGAATCTGGTGACTCTGCTTATTCTACTGTAGTAGTGGAAGTGTTACCTGAAGGACAACTGA TCCCTCACAGTCCTCTGGTAAATGAACGCCTGACAGGCTGCACTGTGGGCAAAGCCCTTTTCCTGAGCATGGTGTTCATGGGTGCAATTGGATGTATCCTGTCTGTGTTGATGTGGTTGAAGAGGAAACACAAAGGACTGAGAGACCCACTGGAGAGAGGCTGTGTAGCCCAGGGAAAGCACCCCAATGTG AGTTTACGTTGGTTCCAGCTG GTGAATCATCGTACTGGTATGCCACATATGGAGGAGGTATCCTTCCAAAATGAGGAATGTGGTACCTGCAATCTTTCCTTTAGCTTCCCAGACAAACCAGACAGTGATACCACAAAGGACATTCCTATCTGCACAGGATCCACTTCACCAACAGCAGCTGGTGTTACTGAGACCCCTGGCCCCCTTCCCACTGAAAGCTTGCAAAGTCCTGTGATCCTAAATAACAATGCTTCTACGGCAACCAAAATTTCCTGTGGCTCACCCGACTGTCACCCTCCCAAGGAGGATATGAGCCCAACACATGTGATAGATGCTGACAGGCTGCCAAAGGGAAATGCTGGCCTACCGTGTGACGTGACCTCAGGGCCTTCAGAACAGTCTAACACTGATTTAGACCCAGTAACAAAGGAAGACACCAACCCTTCTCCTTTAAATGAGCAAGATGTGGAAACAAGCGCCTCAAACAACCTTGATGAGTCAGCACCCTGCCCCTCCTCCCCATCTAGCAATGAAATGACTTCAGCAAAAATGGACAACACACTTCCAAAACCTAATGAGCAGACCCTCTCACATTCACCGTCACTGTCACCACCACCCACCAAGGAGACAGATACACCTCCTCCCACCCCGGAGCATGGCCCTTTAAAAGCCACTTTGGTGCACATAGACACATCCCCAACTGACACCCCTCCAGATTCACCAGAGGGAACAGGACAGACTCTGAATGCTGAGGCAGACCAACCCTCCACCTCCCTGGACCACATATATCCAACAGAAGACGTCGAAAGCCCGTCTCCAGACCGGAGGCCCTCGACAAACTCAGGAAATACCTTCAACAGTCGtggagaggaggatgaggacGGTTTTCTAGGTGATGATGATGTGGACAAAAACAGTGAAG ATGCTGAGAGTGACCGAACAGAGTTCAGAAGATGGAGCAGGTGA
- the LOC111610616 gene encoding cadherin-related tumor suppressor-like isoform X3 — protein sequence MALAEATLSTLLVLLSLHTVAGMSGWSECSEGQDVLAKIKENSLSGDTVAEFVANTDPKGVLWSLSGRDADWFYLDGRNIRLNTSAENILDRETLGPVLMAELSCYEEDMFQTVYRVMVEILNENDNLPMFSEESVQSLTLNELTSVNTVAFTVQALDADDDKILYSIDQTSPDAEYFKIDLPNSGEVILSKPLDYETKTQLTVTIYASEMNTAEHYNISTNVTIMVQDGDDQYPQFVPCVLLFQDETSRICTSPVYMVNVTEGEEDIVLELSPGPIHAVDGDTGVNSSISYAILSEDEDGQFSISRETGELRLMKGLKDRLITPVVHLQVMAYQDDDPRKYSVATVMVRVLAVNQFHPEFELPEYCGFVTAGKSAASLGFNPMIYFGLGSTSNHTDIYQVTQSGLLIAKTSHLKPKQKHVLEVMAVDQESGDSAYSTVVVEVLPEGQLIPHSPLVNERLTGCTVGKALFLSMVFMGAIGCILSVLMWLKRKHKGLRDPLERGCVAQGKHPNVSLRWFQLVNHRTGMPHMEEVSFQNEECGTCNLSFSFPDKPDSDTTKDIPICTGSTSPTAAGVTETPGPLPTESLQSPVILNNNASTATKISCGSPDCHPPKEDMSPTHVIDADRLPKGNAGLPCDVTSGPSEQSNTDLDPVTKEDTNPSPLNEQDVETSASNNLDESAPCPSSPSSNEMTSAKMDNTLPKPNEQTLSHSPSLSPPPTKETDTPPPTPEHGPLKATLVHIDTSPTDTPPDSPEGTGQTLNAEADQPSTSLDHIYPTEDVESPSPDRRPSTNSGNTFNSRGEEDEDGFLGDDDVDKNSEDAESDRTEFRRWSR from the exons ATGGCCCTGGCAGAGGCAACTCTTTCAACTCTGCTGGTCCTGCTAAGTCTGCACACAGTTGCAG gtATGTCTGGCTGGTCTGAATGCTCAGAAGGCCAGGATGTGTTagcaaaaatcaaagaaaacagcCTCTCGGGAGACACTGTCGCTGAGTTTGTGGCAAACACCGACCCGAAAGGGGTTCTGTGGAGTCTGTCTGGGCGGGATGCTGACTGGTTCTACTTAGACGGAAGAAACATCCGGCTGAACACGTCAGCTGAAAATATCCTTGACCGAGAG ACTCTTGGTCCAGTCTTAATGGCGGAGCTATCATGTTATGAGGAAGACATGTTTCAG ACTGTTTACAGAGTCATGGTGGAAATTCTTAATGAGAATGATAATTTACCCATGTTTTCAGAAGAAAGCGTACAATCACTTACTTTGAACGAG CTCACTTCAGTAAATACTGTGGCTTTTACTGTCCAAGCTTTGGACGCTGATGATGATAAGATACTTTACTCAATTGACCAAACAAGC CCTGACGCTGAGTACTTCAAGATTGATCTGCCAAACAGTGGTGAGGTGATCCTTTCCAAACCGCTGGATTATGAGACTAAAACTCAGCTCACTGTCACCATCTACGCTTCT GAAATGAACACTGCTGAGCACTACAACATCAGCACCAACGTCACCATCATGGTTCAGGATGGAGATGACCAGTACCCACAGTTTGTGCCCTGTGTGTTGCTGTTCCAGGATGAGACCAGTCGAATCTGCACCAGCCCTGTGTACATGGTCAATGTCACAGAGGGAGAAGAG GATATTGTGCTGGAATTATCTCCGGGTCCCATTCATGCAGTGGATGGAGATACAGGTGTCAATTCCTCCATCAGCTATGCCATTCTCTCAG AAGATGAAGATGGGCAATTCAGTATCAGCAGAGAGACCGGTGAGTTGAGACTGATGAAGGGTTTAAAGGACAGACTCATAACTCCTGTTGTGCATCTTCAAGTCATG GCGTACCAGGACGACGATCCCAGGAAGTACTCTGTTGCGACAGTGATGGTCAGGGTTCTGGCAGTGAACCAGTTTCATCCAGAGTTTGAGCTGCCTGAATACTGCGGCTTCGTCACAGCTGGAAAGAGTGCAGCCTCTCTG GGTTTCAATCCAATGATCTACTTTGGCCTTGGTTCTACATCCAACCACACTGATATTTACCAAGTCACACAGAGTGGACTCCTGATCGCAAAGACCAGTCATCTCAAGCCGAAGCAGAAGCACGTTCTTGAG GTTATGGCTGTAGACCAGGAATCTGGTGACTCTGCTTATTCTACTGTAGTAGTGGAAGTGTTACCTGAAGGACAACTGA TCCCTCACAGTCCTCTGGTAAATGAACGCCTGACAGGCTGCACTGTGGGCAAAGCCCTTTTCCTGAGCATGGTGTTCATGGGTGCAATTGGATGTATCCTGTCTGTGTTGATGTGGTTGAAGAGGAAACACAAAGGACTGAGAGACCCACTGGAGAGAGGCTGTGTAGCCCAGGGAAAGCACCCCAATGTG AGTTTACGTTGGTTCCAGCTG GTGAATCATCGTACTGGTATGCCACATATGGAGGAGGTATCCTTCCAAAATGAGGAATGTGGTACCTGCAATCTTTCCTTTAGCTTCCCAGACAAACCAGACAGTGATACCACAAAGGACATTCCTATCTGCACAGGATCCACTTCACCAACAGCAGCTGGTGTTACTGAGACCCCTGGCCCCCTTCCCACTGAAAGCTTGCAAAGTCCTGTGATCCTAAATAACAATGCTTCTACGGCAACCAAAATTTCCTGTGGCTCACCCGACTGTCACCCTCCCAAGGAGGATATGAGCCCAACACATGTGATAGATGCTGACAGGCTGCCAAAGGGAAATGCTGGCCTACCGTGTGACGTGACCTCAGGGCCTTCAGAACAGTCTAACACTGATTTAGACCCAGTAACAAAGGAAGACACCAACCCTTCTCCTTTAAATGAGCAAGATGTGGAAACAAGCGCCTCAAACAACCTTGATGAGTCAGCACCCTGCCCCTCCTCCCCATCTAGCAATGAAATGACTTCAGCAAAAATGGACAACACACTTCCAAAACCTAATGAGCAGACCCTCTCACATTCACCGTCACTGTCACCACCACCCACCAAGGAGACAGATACACCTCCTCCCACCCCGGAGCATGGCCCTTTAAAAGCCACTTTGGTGCACATAGACACATCCCCAACTGACACCCCTCCAGATTCACCAGAGGGAACAGGACAGACTCTGAATGCTGAGGCAGACCAACCCTCCACCTCCCTGGACCACATATATCCAACAGAAGACGTCGAAAGCCCGTCTCCAGACCGGAGGCCCTCGACAAACTCAGGAAATACCTTCAACAGTCGtggagaggaggatgaggacGGTTTTCTAGGTGATGATGATGTGGACAAAAACAGTGAAG ATGCTGAGAGTGACCGAACAGAGTTCAGAAGATGGAGCAGGTGA
- the LOC111610616 gene encoding cadherin-related family member 5-like isoform X2, translated as MALAEATLSTLLVLLSLHTVAGMSGWSECSEGQDVLAKIKENSLSGDTVAEFVANTDPKGVLWSLSGRDADWFYLDGRNIRLNTSAENILDRETLGPVLMAELSCYEEDMFQTVYRVMVEILNENDNLPMFSEESVQSLTLNELTSVNTVAFTVQALDADDDKILYSIDQTSPDAEYFKIDLPNSGEVILSKPLDYETKTQLTVTIYASEMNTAEHYNISTNVTIMVQDGDDQYPQFVPCVLLFQDETSRICTSPVYMVNVTEGEEDIVLELSPGPIHAVDGDTGVNSSISYAILSDEDGQFSISRETGELRLMKGLKDRLITPVVHLQVMAYQDDDPRKYSVATVMVRVLAVNQFHPEFELPEYCGFVTAGKSAASLVNTYGSRALILNVQDQDFDNGFNPMIYFGLGSTSNHTDIYQVTQSGLLIAKTSHLKPKQKHVLEVMAVDQESGDSAYSTVVVEVLPEGQLIPHSPLVNERLTGCTVGKALFLSMVFMGAIGCILSVLMWLKRKHKGLRDPLERGCVAQGKHPNVSLRWFQLVNHRTGMPHMEEVSFQNEECGTCNLSFSFPDKPDSDTTKDIPICTGSTSPTAAGVTETPGPLPTESLQSPVILNNNASTATKISCGSPDCHPPKEDMSPTHVIDADRLPKGNAGLPCDVTSGPSEQSNTDLDPVTKEDTNPSPLNEQDVETSASNNLDESAPCPSSPSSNEMTSAKMDNTLPKPNEQTLSHSPSLSPPPTKETDTPPPTPEHGPLKATLVHIDTSPTDTPPDSPEGTGQTLNAEADQPSTSLDHIYPTEDVESPSPDRRPSTNSGNTFNSRGEEDEDGFLGDDDVDKNSEDAESDRTEFRRWSR; from the exons ATGGCCCTGGCAGAGGCAACTCTTTCAACTCTGCTGGTCCTGCTAAGTCTGCACACAGTTGCAG gtATGTCTGGCTGGTCTGAATGCTCAGAAGGCCAGGATGTGTTagcaaaaatcaaagaaaacagcCTCTCGGGAGACACTGTCGCTGAGTTTGTGGCAAACACCGACCCGAAAGGGGTTCTGTGGAGTCTGTCTGGGCGGGATGCTGACTGGTTCTACTTAGACGGAAGAAACATCCGGCTGAACACGTCAGCTGAAAATATCCTTGACCGAGAG ACTCTTGGTCCAGTCTTAATGGCGGAGCTATCATGTTATGAGGAAGACATGTTTCAG ACTGTTTACAGAGTCATGGTGGAAATTCTTAATGAGAATGATAATTTACCCATGTTTTCAGAAGAAAGCGTACAATCACTTACTTTGAACGAG CTCACTTCAGTAAATACTGTGGCTTTTACTGTCCAAGCTTTGGACGCTGATGATGATAAGATACTTTACTCAATTGACCAAACAAGC CCTGACGCTGAGTACTTCAAGATTGATCTGCCAAACAGTGGTGAGGTGATCCTTTCCAAACCGCTGGATTATGAGACTAAAACTCAGCTCACTGTCACCATCTACGCTTCT GAAATGAACACTGCTGAGCACTACAACATCAGCACCAACGTCACCATCATGGTTCAGGATGGAGATGACCAGTACCCACAGTTTGTGCCCTGTGTGTTGCTGTTCCAGGATGAGACCAGTCGAATCTGCACCAGCCCTGTGTACATGGTCAATGTCACAGAGGGAGAAGAG GATATTGTGCTGGAATTATCTCCGGGTCCCATTCATGCAGTGGATGGAGATACAGGTGTCAATTCCTCCATCAGCTATGCCATTCTCTCAG ATGAAGATGGGCAATTCAGTATCAGCAGAGAGACCGGTGAGTTGAGACTGATGAAGGGTTTAAAGGACAGACTCATAACTCCTGTTGTGCATCTTCAAGTCATG GCGTACCAGGACGACGATCCCAGGAAGTACTCTGTTGCGACAGTGATGGTCAGGGTTCTGGCAGTGAACCAGTTTCATCCAGAGTTTGAGCTGCCTGAATACTGCGGCTTCGTCACAGCTGGAAAGAGTGCAGCCTCTCTGGTCAATACATACGGAAGCAGAGCtctgattttaaatgtccaGGACCAAGACTTTGATAAT GGTTTCAATCCAATGATCTACTTTGGCCTTGGTTCTACATCCAACCACACTGATATTTACCAAGTCACACAGAGTGGACTCCTGATCGCAAAGACCAGTCATCTCAAGCCGAAGCAGAAGCACGTTCTTGAG GTTATGGCTGTAGACCAGGAATCTGGTGACTCTGCTTATTCTACTGTAGTAGTGGAAGTGTTACCTGAAGGACAACTGA TCCCTCACAGTCCTCTGGTAAATGAACGCCTGACAGGCTGCACTGTGGGCAAAGCCCTTTTCCTGAGCATGGTGTTCATGGGTGCAATTGGATGTATCCTGTCTGTGTTGATGTGGTTGAAGAGGAAACACAAAGGACTGAGAGACCCACTGGAGAGAGGCTGTGTAGCCCAGGGAAAGCACCCCAATGTG AGTTTACGTTGGTTCCAGCTG GTGAATCATCGTACTGGTATGCCACATATGGAGGAGGTATCCTTCCAAAATGAGGAATGTGGTACCTGCAATCTTTCCTTTAGCTTCCCAGACAAACCAGACAGTGATACCACAAAGGACATTCCTATCTGCACAGGATCCACTTCACCAACAGCAGCTGGTGTTACTGAGACCCCTGGCCCCCTTCCCACTGAAAGCTTGCAAAGTCCTGTGATCCTAAATAACAATGCTTCTACGGCAACCAAAATTTCCTGTGGCTCACCCGACTGTCACCCTCCCAAGGAGGATATGAGCCCAACACATGTGATAGATGCTGACAGGCTGCCAAAGGGAAATGCTGGCCTACCGTGTGACGTGACCTCAGGGCCTTCAGAACAGTCTAACACTGATTTAGACCCAGTAACAAAGGAAGACACCAACCCTTCTCCTTTAAATGAGCAAGATGTGGAAACAAGCGCCTCAAACAACCTTGATGAGTCAGCACCCTGCCCCTCCTCCCCATCTAGCAATGAAATGACTTCAGCAAAAATGGACAACACACTTCCAAAACCTAATGAGCAGACCCTCTCACATTCACCGTCACTGTCACCACCACCCACCAAGGAGACAGATACACCTCCTCCCACCCCGGAGCATGGCCCTTTAAAAGCCACTTTGGTGCACATAGACACATCCCCAACTGACACCCCTCCAGATTCACCAGAGGGAACAGGACAGACTCTGAATGCTGAGGCAGACCAACCCTCCACCTCCCTGGACCACATATATCCAACAGAAGACGTCGAAAGCCCGTCTCCAGACCGGAGGCCCTCGACAAACTCAGGAAATACCTTCAACAGTCGtggagaggaggatgaggacGGTTTTCTAGGTGATGATGATGTGGACAAAAACAGTGAAG ATGCTGAGAGTGACCGAACAGAGTTCAGAAGATGGAGCAGGTGA
- the LOC102225510 gene encoding calumenin-B — MELRPLVMCFALCVVYATSKPTEKKDRVHHDDPLSNKEHDDAENFDYDHEAFLGQEDAKTFDQLTPEESKERLGMLVERIDEDKDGLVTVEEMKRWIKHAQKRWIYDDVDRQWKSHDLNGDGMVSWEEYKNATYGYVLDDSDPEDGFSYRQMMARDERRFKMADLNKDTKANKEEFTAFLHPEEYDHMKDIVVLETMEDIDKNGDGLIDLDEYIGDMYNQDGDNTEPEWVKTEREQFTEFRDKNKDGKMDKEETRDWILPSDYDHAEAEAKHLVYESDADKDGRLTKEEIVDKYDLFVGSQATDFGEALTRHDEF, encoded by the exons ATGGAGCTGCGGCCGCTTGTGATGTGCTTCGCTCTCTGCGTGGTTTACGCCACCAGCAAACCAACAGAGAAGAAGGACCGCGTCCACCACGATGACCCTCTGAGCAACAAGGAGCACGATGATGCCGAGAACTTTGACTATGACCACGAAGCCTTTCTGGGACAAGAAGACGCAAAGACCTTTGACCAACTCACGCCCGAAGAAAGCAAAGAGAGGCTTGG CATGTTGGTAGAGCGCATAGATGAGGATAAAGATGGCCTTGTGACCGTTGAGGAGATGAAGAGGTGGATTAAACATGCACAGAAGAGGTGGATCTATGACGATGTGGATCGTCAGTGGAAGAGCCACGACCTCAATGGGGATGGAATGGTGTCCTGGGAAGAGTACAAGAATGCTACGTACGGATATGTTCTTG ATGATTCCGATCCTGAAGATGGCTTCAGCTACAGGCAGATGATGGCTCGAGATGAAAGGAGATTCAAGATGGCCGACCTTAACAAAGACACGAAAGCCAACAAGGAGGAGTTCACAGCTTTCCTTCACCCCGAGGAGTATGATCACATGAAGGACATTGTGGTGCTG GAAACTATGGAAGACATTGATAAGAATGGCGATGGTTTGATTGACTTGGATGAATATATAG GTGACATGTACAACCAGGATGGAGACAACACAGAACCCGAGTGGGTGAAGACTGAGAGGGAACAGTTCACAGAattcagagacaaaaacaaggaCGGAAAGATGGACAAGGAGGAGACCAGAGACTGGATCCTACCCAGTGACTACGACCATGCTGAGGCCGAGGCCAAGCATCTTGTATATGAGTCAGACGCAGACAAA GACGGCCGTCTGACGAAGGAAGAGATTGTCGATAAGTACGATCTATTCGTCGGCAGCCAGGCGACCGACTTCGGGGAGGCTCTGACTCGACACGACGAGTTCTAA